One genomic window of Glycine soja cultivar W05 chromosome 9, ASM419377v2, whole genome shotgun sequence includes the following:
- the LOC114368626 gene encoding ATP-dependent Clp protease ATP-binding subunit CLPT1, chloroplastic-like codes for MKASTLPLYPTPLPKTSLSASHFSLHLLPMASIPTLSLSNPNNHCTLPPTSLFGTRITLLRATSSSRSLPNTNCRATSATVSFSLPTPKPLSDTPEKTPKWSARAIKSYAMGELEARKLKYPNTGTEALLMGILVEGTSKAAKFSRANGITLFKVREETVELLGKSDLYFFSPEHPPLTEPAQKALDWAIEEKLKSGEGGEINVTHLLLGIWSQKESAGQQILATLGFNDEKAKELSKSIDGDVDLSFKRQA; via the exons ATGAAAGCTTCCACTCTACCCTTATACCCAACCCCTCTTCCCAAAACCTCCCTCTCTGCTTCTCATTTCTCTCTTCATCTCCTTCCAATGGCTTCCATTCCCACACTCTCCCTTTCAAACCCCAACAACCATTGCACTCTCCCTCCCACCTCTCTCTTCGGCACCAGGATTACTCTCCTACGCGCCACCTCATCGTCCCGTTCCCTCCCCAACACCAATTGCCGTGCCACGTCAGCAACCGTGTCGTTTAGCCTCCCCACCCC GAAACCCCTTTCGGATACTCCTGAGAAAACACCAAA GTGGTCGGCGAGGGCTATAAAATCGTATGCAATGGGGGAATTGGAAGCGAGGAAGCTCAAGTATCCAAACACGGGAACCGAGGCACTTCTCATGGGGATTTTGGTTGAAG GAACAAGTAAAGCTGCAAAATTCTCAAGAGCTAATGGAATTACTCTTTTCAAAGTACGTGAAGAAACAGTAGAGCTACTTGGGAAATCTGACTTGTATTTCTTCAGCCCTGAGCATCCTCCATTGACTGAACCAGCCCAGAAAGCCCTTGATTGGGCAATTGAAGAGAAATTGAAGTCAG GTGAAGGAGGAGAAATAAACGTTACACATTTACTTCTAGGAATATGGTCACAAAAAGAATCAGCAGGTCAACAGATCTTGGCTACTCTAGGTTTCAATGAtgaaaaagccaaagaactttCTAAATCA ATTGATGGAGATGTTGATTTGAGTTTCAAAAGGCAGGCTTAA
- the LOC114368421 gene encoding zinc finger BED domain-containing protein DAYSLEEPER-like, protein MVDTLEDDRVVVNSDMKKDPVVVVGTDAQPGKDLAESEMLPGTDAELNKDLSNSETLPNKELPVINGEAVVALLDQCLGNSEEPMNGHHPENCELLTNNQPDNAEASRSSQTVDSKALPTNQSANSEDLSNSQLVSSEAPLDMKVSQPSNQQVNTEALPNHINASNSETHTSNDVLVSETQHSEEVVMSETVQGNEGIMYETQQSNEVVMSEMLPDSDALKTQTCNDWVMSEALPENELANHTRNHNNPLSHSETGPDNQLTNLHMIPEDQLPQSESLPHSEPLPYSEPLTDTHLSDIKLADSQMLSHYELENTETMHHNQIVNSQANYEMTFSDAIPSCEIINAETPLNNEDCVPETQPIKRRKKRSIVWEHFTIEAVSPECRRARCKRCAQTFAYSTGSKVAGTSHLKSHVAKGICSALLRNHDHNQLTPYTARTRASGAGDASATRKRQYRSPSTPYVIFDQDQGRNDIARMIIMHDYPLHIVEHLGFVAFVQNLQPQFKRETFNSIQGDCVATYLMEKQHLLKCIDGLPGRVCLTLDTWTSSLSLGYLFITGHFVDHDWKLQRRILNVVMEPFPDSDSALTHVVAVCLSDWGLEGRLFSVTCNKALSNVALENLRPLLSVKNPLILNGQLLVGNCIACTLSSVAKDLLGSAQDLINKIHDSVKYVKTSELHAEKFLELKQHLQVPSERSLFIDDQIHWNTSYQMLVAASELKTVFSCLDTSDPDYKGAPSMQDWKLVETLCSYLKLLFDAANILTTTTHPTTITFFHEVWILQLDAARAVTTEDPFISSLNKIMSEKIDEYWRECSLVLALAVVMDPRFKMKLVEFSFAKIYGEDAHFFIRIVDDGIHELFHEYVTNPLPLTPAYAENGSAVLSDNGLKDFDAYIMETSSQQTKSELDQYLEESLLPRVPDFDVLGWWKLNKIKYPTVSKMARDILSIPVSTVAPDSVFYSKSKEMDEYRSSLRPETVEALVCTKDWMQYETTAKLLMR, encoded by the exons ATGGTTGATACCCTCGAAGATGACAGAGTGGTGGTGAATTCTGATATGAAAAAGGATccagttgttgttgttggtactgATGCTCAGCCCGGCAAAGATCTAGCAGAGTCTGAAATGCTGCCAGGTACTGATGCTGAGCTGAACAAAGATCTGTCCAATTCGGAAACACTGCCCAACAAGGAACTTCCTGTTATTAATGGTGAAGCAGTGGTGGCATTACTCGACCAATGTTTGGGCAACTCTGAAGAACCTATGAATGGCCATCATCCAGAGAATTGTGAATTACTAACCAACAACCAACCAGACAATGCTGAGGCCTCACGGAGCAGTCAGACAGTTGATTCTAAGGCACTACCCACCAATCAATCAGCCAACTCTGAAGATTTGTCGAACAGTCAGTTGGTTAGTTCTGAAGCACCTCTTGATATGAAGGTTTCTCAACCCAGCAACCAGCAGGTGAATACTGAGGCATTGCCAAACCATATTAATGCCAGTAATTCTGAAACACATACTAGTAATGATGTGCTGGTATCTGAAACACAGCACAGTGAGGAGGTGGTTATGTCTGAAACTGTGCAAGGCAATGAGGGGATCATGTATGAGACTCAACAAAGCAATGAGGTGGTCATGTCTGAGATGCTGCCCGACAGTGACGCCCTTAAAACTCAGACATGCAATGATTGGGTCATGTCGGAAGCTCTGCCTGAAAATGAGTTGGCCAATCACACAAGGAATCATAACAATCCGCTCTCCCATTCTGAAACTGGTCCTGataatcaactcacaaatctcCATATGATTCCTGAAGATCAGCTGCCTCAATCTGAATCACTGCCTCATTCAGAACCGCTACCTTATTCTGAACCACTGACAGATACTCATCTTTCAGACATTAAA CTGGCCGATTCCCAAATGCTGTCTCATTATGAGCTGGAAAATACTGAAACAATGCACCACAATCAGATAGTCAATTCTCAAGCAAACTACGAAATGACCTTTTCTGATGCCATACCCAGCTGTGAGATAATAAATGCTGAGACACCGCTGAACAATGAGGATTGTGTCCCAGAAACACAGCCTATTAAGCGAAGGAAAAAGAGGTCTATAGTCTGGGAACACTTCACAATTGAAGCAGTTAGTCCTGAATGTAGAAGGGCACGCTGCAAGCGATGCGCTCAAACTTTTGCCTATAGTACAGGTTCAAAAGTTGCTGGCACCAGCCATCTCAAAAGCCACGTGGCCAAGGGGATCTGCTCAGCTCTTTTACGCAACCATGACCATAATCAGTTGACCCCATATACTGCACGAACTAGGGCAAGTGGGGCTGGAGATGCTAGCGCTACACGTAAAAGACAATATAGATCCCCTAGTACGCCTTACGTCATTTTTGATCAAGATCAAGGCCGCAATGACATTGCTAGGATGATCATTATGCATGATTACCCCCTTCACATAGTTGAGCATCTGGGATTTGTTGCATTTGTCCAAAATCTGCAGCCCCAGTTCAAAAGGGAGACCTTTAACTCTATCCAGGGAGATTGTGTTGCGACTTATCTGATGGAAAAGCAACATCTTTTGAAGTGTATTGATGGATTACCTGGACGTGTTTGTTTGACACTGGATACCTGGACATCTAGTCTATCTTTAGGTTATCTATTTATCACAGGACATTTTGTTGATCATGATTGGAAGTTGCAGAGGCGAATTCTCAATGTTGTAATGGAACCATTTCCTGATTCAGATTCTGCACTCACCCATGTTGTAGCTGTTTGCCTTTCTGATTGGGGGTTGGAGGGTAGGTTGTTTTCTGTCACTTGCAATAAAGCACTGAGTAATGTTGCCCTTGAAAATCTCAGACCATTACTCTCAGTGAAGAATCCACTTATCCTCAATGGTCAGTTGCTAGTTGGTAATTGCATTGCCTGTACTTTAAGTAGTGTTGCAAAGGATTTGTTGGGTTCAGCACAAGACTTGATCAATAAAATCCATGATAGTGTAAAATACGTGAAGACTTCAGAATTACATGCGGAAAAATTCTTGGAGCTGAAGCAGCATCTTCAGGTTCCTAGTGAAAGGAGCCTTTTTATTGATGACCAAATTCATTGGAATACGTCATATCAAATGCTTGTGGCAGCTTCAGAGCTAAAGACAGTTTTTTCTTGTTTGGACACTTCTGATCCTGATTACAAGGGAGCCCCATCTATGCAGGATTGGAAGCTGGTTGAGACCCTCTGTAGCTACTTGAAGCTTCTTTTTGATGCAGCAAACATTCTTACTACAACAACTCATCCCACTACTATTACCTTCTTTCACGAAGTTTGGATATTGCAGTTAGATGCAGCCCGTGCAGTTACGACTGAAGACCCCTTCATTAGCAgccttaataaaattatgagtgaAAAGATTGATGAGTACTGGAGAGAGTGTAGTCTGGTTTTAGCGCTTGCAGTAGTTATGGATCCTCGTTTTAAGATGAAGCTTGTGGAGTTCAGTTTCGCAAAAATCTATGGTGAGGATGCTCATTTCTTTATCAGGATTGTGGATGATGGAATTCACGAGCTGTTTCATGAGTATGTAACCAATCCCCTACCACTAACACCAGCGTATGCTGAAAATGGAA GTGCTGTGTTGTCAGATAATGGTCTTAAAGATTTTGATGCCTACATCATggaaaccagtagccaacagACGAAATCTGAGCTAGATCAGTATCTTGAAGAATCACTGTTACCACGCGTACCAGACTTTGATGTATTAGGTTGGTGGAAGCTAAACAAAATCAAGTACCCTACTGTTTCCAAGATGGCCCGGGATATATTATCTATTCCGGTCTCTACTGTTGCTCCTGATTCTGTGTTTTATTCAAAAAGCAAAGAAATGGATGAGTATAGGAGTTCCTTGCGGCCAGAGACAGTGGAGGCCCTTGTATGTACTAAGGACTGGATGCAGTATGAAACAACAGCTAAGCTTCTAATGCGCTAG